In Ignavibacteriales bacterium, the following proteins share a genomic window:
- the secF gene encoding protein translocase subunit SecF — protein sequence MRLFKKTNIDFLGKRKMWYVVSSIMVLIGMISVVFKGITYGIDFQGGTEIVLAFQQKIEISDIRTALTKVGLGNCEIKTYGADNYILINTPEQATGTGIADKIRSAIQTSFADKKFNVIKEDKVGPKVGKELRTDAMLAVFWSFIAILAYVAIRFKFAYGFGAVVALVHDVFTTLGFLSILNGLVPGLNLDISQEVIAAFLTLIGVSVNDTVIIFDRIRENEKIYRSMPLMDVMNKSLNDTLSRTIITSGTIFIVLIVLLIFGGEVNRGFAFTMAFGIVTGTYSSIYVASAFVLDYTRFRNRRKAAKTVTV from the coding sequence ATGCGACTGTTTAAGAAAACAAACATTGACTTCCTCGGTAAACGGAAGATGTGGTATGTCGTTTCAAGTATCATGGTACTTATCGGCATGATTTCAGTTGTGTTTAAAGGTATCACTTATGGTATTGATTTTCAGGGCGGCACAGAAATCGTGCTGGCATTTCAACAAAAAATAGAAATAAGCGATATTCGAACAGCCTTGACAAAAGTTGGCTTGGGGAACTGTGAAATTAAAACCTACGGCGCGGATAATTATATTCTTATTAACACACCAGAACAAGCCACAGGTACAGGTATTGCAGATAAAATTAGAAGCGCGATACAGACATCATTCGCCGATAAAAAGTTCAACGTTATCAAAGAAGATAAAGTCGGCCCAAAAGTTGGAAAAGAACTCCGCACTGATGCAATGTTAGCGGTGTTCTGGTCATTTATTGCTATTCTGGCGTATGTTGCTATCCGATTTAAGTTCGCGTATGGATTTGGCGCAGTTGTCGCGTTGGTGCATGACGTCTTTACCACATTGGGATTTCTCTCTATTCTCAATGGCCTGGTCCCGGGCCTCAATCTTGATATTTCCCAGGAAGTCATTGCTGCATTTCTAACACTCATCGGTGTGTCGGTTAATGATACCGTTATCATTTTCGACCGTATCCGCGAGAATGAAAAGATTTATCGAAGTATGCCGTTGATGGATGTGATGAATAAAAGTTTGAATGATACGCTGAGCCGGACTATTATAACGTCTGGTACAATTTTCATAGTGTTGATCGTTCTCTTGATTTTTGGCGGCGAAGTGAACCGCGGATTTGCGTTCACAATGGCTTTTGGTATCGTTACGGGTACCTATTCGTCGATCTATGTAGCAAGTGCGTTTGTGCTCGATTATACGCGCTTCAGAAATCGCAGAAAAGCAGCGAAAACGGTTACAGTATAA
- the secD gene encoding protein translocase subunit SecD, translated as MRNQLTRIIITVCFVVLAVYFLWPTIQDYNYRKQLSKLSGQDSIAYAEKHHDDMLDAKLKRMKLGLDLQGGMRVVLEVNIVQLLDDMAKNKDDNFRAIVKEVYDETVSNDLSIIPIFAKKFQDRGIRMSRYYGSIRDDDAKVISMLESESGKAVDRASEIVRNRVDQYGVSEPNIQKQGGRRIIVALPGVKDENEVRSLLHGTALLEFRMLKDPQVSYRVMESIDKFLTGKLETDTMASSAATTEKKKEPAKRKDALTELTGGAAAVAETDTTKEAQFAREHPFFMYVKPDQRGSGEGYIAEKDKDRVVRLLNRPEVQQIIPQDFEFLWAAKAQTFQNGQKFYLLYAVKKTSELKGDVVVNAQASVDPEDGRPVVNMEMNSEGSREWARITGANIGKRVAIILDKGIFSAPVVQTKISGGHSRITGMDSPNEARLLEIVLKAGALPAPVSIIEQRSVGASLGEDSIRAGMNSMIIALLFTVLFMIFYYHTSGAIADFALLFNIIFILGVMAGFQATLTLPGIAGMVLTIGMAVDANVLINERIREEMAGGKTVRAAIDAGYSKAFAAIFDSNITTFLTGLVLYQFGTGPVQGFALTLMIGIGASMFSAIVITHVIFNIMTEKGINPNFG; from the coding sequence GTGAGAAATCAGCTAACCAGAATTATTATCACCGTCTGTTTTGTCGTCCTTGCTGTCTATTTTCTGTGGCCGACCATACAGGATTATAACTATCGCAAACAACTCAGCAAGCTTTCAGGACAGGACAGCATCGCGTATGCAGAAAAACATCACGATGATATGCTGGATGCAAAGCTGAAACGTATGAAGCTGGGTTTGGATTTACAAGGCGGAATGCGCGTTGTACTGGAGGTGAATATCGTCCAGTTGCTGGATGATATGGCAAAGAATAAGGATGACAACTTCAGGGCGATTGTTAAAGAAGTGTACGATGAAACAGTATCTAACGACCTTTCAATTATTCCTATCTTCGCTAAAAAATTCCAGGATCGCGGTATAAGAATGAGCAGGTACTATGGCAGCATCCGGGATGATGACGCTAAAGTGATAAGCATGTTGGAGAGTGAATCCGGAAAAGCGGTTGATCGCGCCAGCGAAATCGTAAGAAATCGTGTTGACCAGTATGGCGTTTCCGAACCAAACATTCAAAAGCAGGGCGGACGCCGTATCATTGTCGCACTGCCGGGCGTGAAGGATGAAAATGAAGTGCGTTCGTTGCTTCATGGTACAGCGCTGTTGGAATTTAGAATGCTGAAGGATCCTCAGGTTTCATATAGGGTAATGGAATCCATTGACAAATTCCTTACCGGAAAATTGGAAACCGATACAATGGCCTCGTCAGCGGCAACTACAGAAAAAAAGAAGGAACCGGCAAAGCGTAAAGACGCACTAACCGAATTGACCGGCGGTGCGGCGGCGGTTGCTGAAACGGATACAACGAAGGAAGCGCAGTTTGCGCGCGAACACCCGTTCTTTATGTATGTAAAACCTGACCAGCGCGGTTCCGGTGAAGGATATATAGCCGAAAAAGATAAAGATCGCGTTGTTCGATTGCTTAATCGGCCGGAAGTTCAACAAATCATTCCGCAAGATTTTGAATTTCTCTGGGCTGCAAAAGCCCAAACATTCCAGAATGGGCAAAAATTTTATCTTCTGTACGCAGTAAAGAAAACATCTGAGCTTAAAGGTGACGTTGTTGTGAACGCTCAAGCGAGTGTGGATCCCGAAGACGGCCGCCCTGTAGTGAACATGGAAATGAACAGTGAGGGTTCGCGAGAATGGGCACGCATCACCGGGGCTAATATCGGCAAGCGAGTTGCCATTATCCTTGACAAAGGAATATTTTCAGCGCCGGTTGTGCAGACAAAAATCAGCGGCGGCCATTCACGCATTACCGGAATGGATTCTCCGAATGAAGCACGTCTCTTGGAAATCGTACTCAAGGCAGGCGCATTACCTGCCCCTGTGAGCATCATTGAACAACGATCTGTCGGAGCGTCACTCGGCGAAGACTCAATCCGGGCCGGAATGAACTCAATGATCATTGCTCTTCTCTTTACCGTGTTGTTTATGATCTTCTATTATCATACGTCCGGTGCCATTGCAGACTTCGCATTGTTATTCAATATCATTTTTATCCTCGGTGTCATGGCAGGATTTCAAGCAACACTGACACTTCCGGGTATCGCCGGTATGGTCTTAACGATCGGTATGGCTGTTGATGCGAATGTGCTCATCAACGAACGCATTCGTGAAGAAATGGCAGGCGGTAAGACAGTGCGCGCTGCAATTGATGCAGGATATTCCAAAGCGTTCGCCGCAATTTTTGATTCAAATATCACGACATTTTTAACTGGATTAGTGCTCTATCAGTTTGGAACCGGGCCGGTGCAGGGTTTTGCGTTGACACTAATGATCGGTATCGGTGCAAGTATGTTTAGTGCCATCGTAATCACGCACGTTATTTTTAACATTATGACAGAAAAAGGCATAAACCCGAACTTCGGTTGA
- a CDS encoding deoxynucleoside kinase, with protein sequence MPSQPLFVAVAGNIGAGKSSLARLLGERFQWKPYFESVDDNPYLADFYGDMSRWSFHLQIYFLANRFKCHKEIVESSESVIQDRSIYEDAEIFAHNLYDIGKMTERDYTNYVSLFHVMMEYLKPPDLMIYLRANVDTLVKQISKRGRDFEQGIQRSYLETLNILYEDWIARYKLGPLLIIESDDLDFVNNKKDLDYILTSVKDHLPQMQLFE encoded by the coding sequence ATGCCATCTCAACCACTTTTCGTCGCGGTCGCAGGAAACATCGGCGCTGGTAAATCTTCGCTGGCACGATTGCTGGGTGAACGCTTTCAATGGAAACCCTACTTTGAATCTGTCGATGACAATCCTTACCTCGCTGATTTTTATGGCGATATGTCTCGTTGGTCGTTCCATCTTCAAATCTATTTTCTTGCTAACCGATTCAAGTGTCATAAAGAGATTGTCGAATCGAGCGAGTCGGTAATTCAGGATCGCTCGATCTATGAAGATGCAGAGATCTTCGCACACAATTTATACGACATCGGTAAAATGACAGAACGCGATTACACCAACTATGTATCGCTCTTTCATGTAATGATGGAGTACCTCAAACCGCCCGATTTGATGATTTATCTCCGGGCGAATGTCGATACGCTGGTAAAACAAATTTCAAAACGCGGCCGCGATTTCGAACAAGGTATTCAGCGCTCGTATCTTGAGACGCTCAATATATTGTACGAAGATTGGATTGCCCGCTATAAACTTGGTCCGCTCCTCATTATTGAAAGCGATGACCTCGACTTCGTCAACAACAAAAAAGACCTTGACTATATTCTCACAAGCGTAAAAGACCACCTGCCCCAGATGCAGTTGTTTGAATGA
- the ccsA gene encoding cytochrome c biogenesis protein CcsA, with protein sequence MSNIFNYSLPFFYFAVVWTYGKAFFADQLWAKHAKTPILIGTIVLHLLSLANRIILFRHPPVTTIFEIFTVLACSITITYFVIELRSRHKETGYFILNIAFFFQLASSLFIKDTPEVPEILRSPLFGVHVSSALLGYSAITIAGAYGLMYLMLYHEMKATRFGVVYKKLPTLETLERMTFTAVKLAFLLLSIAILFGFIWLNRAITNPNYFDPKLIGTILVWAMYGFLVIAKTRYGWKGRKVMILSIIGFLISIFSMTIINIFFSGFHKFY encoded by the coding sequence GTGAGCAATATATTTAATTACTCTTTGCCCTTTTTTTATTTCGCCGTGGTGTGGACATATGGTAAAGCATTCTTTGCCGATCAACTCTGGGCGAAGCATGCTAAAACACCAATATTAATTGGCACTATAGTGCTTCACCTTCTTTCTCTTGCAAACAGAATAATACTATTTCGACACCCGCCTGTCACCACAATATTTGAGATATTCACCGTGCTGGCTTGCTCGATTACCATTACATACTTTGTCATAGAACTTCGTTCGCGGCACAAAGAAACAGGCTATTTCATTCTCAACATCGCTTTTTTTTTCCAGCTTGCTTCATCTCTCTTTATCAAAGATACACCGGAAGTTCCGGAAATTCTCCGCAGCCCTCTCTTTGGCGTCCATGTGAGTTCTGCGCTCCTCGGGTACTCCGCTATCACTATTGCCGGTGCTTATGGTTTGATGTATCTGATGCTTTACCACGAAATGAAAGCGACACGGTTTGGCGTCGTCTATAAAAAACTTCCAACGCTTGAGACTTTGGAACGAATGACCTTCACCGCTGTGAAGCTTGCATTTTTACTTCTCAGCATTGCTATTCTTTTCGGATTCATCTGGCTGAACCGCGCAATCACCAATCCAAACTACTTCGATCCTAAACTCATAGGCACCATACTTGTCTGGGCTATGTACGGATTCCTCGTCATTGCGAAAACACGATACGGATGGAAAGGCCGCAAGGTAATGATTCTTTCCATCATCGGTTTTCTGATCTCAATCTTTTCAATGACCATTATCAATATTTTCTTTAGCGGATTCCATAAGTTTTACTGA
- a CDS encoding STAS domain-containing protein: MKFKTKEIKGVTVVELEGNVMGGPDASALNDFLHELITEEKNHVVVDLKAVSFINSSGLGMLIGGLTTMRHSGGELKLARASKKVENLLEMTKLLKVFDLHKNVNNAVASFK; encoded by the coding sequence ATGAAATTTAAGACAAAAGAGATCAAGGGCGTTACCGTTGTTGAATTAGAAGGCAATGTGATGGGCGGTCCGGATGCATCCGCCCTCAATGATTTTTTACACGAACTCATCACTGAAGAAAAGAATCATGTTGTCGTTGATCTTAAGGCAGTGAGTTTTATTAACAGTTCGGGACTTGGCATGCTTATCGGCGGGTTGACAACAATGCGCCACTCCGGCGGTGAATTAAAACTTGCACGAGCTTCCAAGAAGGTCGAGAACCTGTTGGAAATGACAAAACTGCTCAAAGTGTTTGATCTTCACAAGAACGTGAACAATGCAGTCGCGTCCTTCAAGTAA